A single region of the Canis lupus familiaris isolate Mischka breed German Shepherd chromosome 35, alternate assembly UU_Cfam_GSD_1.0, whole genome shotgun sequence genome encodes:
- the ZKSCAN4 gene encoding zinc finger protein with KRAB and SCAN domains 4: MARESKCSAALDAHTAEERPGLLSRVLTVKVEEEDGPYPAAEAGAPRSPAPGTERSRRRFRSFRYPEAEGPREALTRLRELCRRWLRPESRSKEQILELLVLEQFLTILPEELRGWVREQHPESGDEAVVLLEYLQRQLDERGPQIPGGVEGQLLCCKVAALTPAQRPRNTQLQPMKALLKHESLGSQASPDRVLQVPGLGPGGRCRGDTVVAARLPPESQGLLKTEDMALAFCSVWTQLDSSRGSFHRDERQENCGGPTPLGGDTQAEITDLLPGEERPGQEPGEIPCHLGEDVSRIPACAEAGEQEGRLPRKQKNATGNRRHYCHECGKSFAQSSGLTKHRRIHTGEKPYECEDCGKTFIGSSALVIHQRVHTGEKPYECEECGKVFSHSSNLIKHQRTHTGEKPYECEDCGKTFSQSCSLLEHHKIHTGEKPYQCSLCGKAFRRNSHLLRHRRIHADKNVQDPERGETWEYQGRGEGQWENNEAPVSYKCTECERSFTQNRSLLEHHKIHTGEKPFQCDTCGKGFTRTSYLVQHQRSHVGKKVPSQ; encoded by the exons ATGGCCAGAGAGTCGAAGTGCAGCGCCGCCTTGGACGCCCACACTGCAGAGGAGCGACCGGGGCTCCTGAGCCGCGTTCTGACGgtgaaggtggaggaggaggacggCCCGTACCCGGCCGCAGAGGCGGGCGCGCCCCGCAGCCCTGCCCCCGGCACCGAACGCTCCCGCCGGCGCTTCCGGAGCTTCCGCTACCCCGAAGCCGAGGGGCCCCGCGAGGCCCTCACCCGGCTCCGCGAGCTGTGCCGACGCTGGCTGCGCCCCGAGTCCCGCAGCAAGGAGCAGATCCTGGAGCTGCTGGTGCTGGAGCAGTTCCTGACCATCCTGCCCGAGGAGCTCCGGGGCTGGGTGCGGGAGCAGCACCCCGAGAGCGGGGACGAGGCGGTGGTGCTCCTGGAGTATCTGCAGAGGCAGCTGGACGAGCGGGGGCCGCAG ATCCCAGGTGGTGTTGAGGGGCAACTACTCTGTTGTAAGGTGGCAGCGTTGACACCAGCTCAGAGGCCACGGAACACCCAGTTGCAGCCAATGAAGGCTTTGCTCAAGCATGAATCTCTGGGATCCCAGGCCTCGCCAGACAGAG TTCTCCAGGTTCCTGGGCTTGGCCCAGGAGGGCGTTGCAGAGGAGACACAGTGGTGGCTGCCAGGCTGCCCCCAGAGTCCCAG GGCTTGCTGAAAACTGAAGATATGGCCCTGGCTTTCTGCTCTGTGTGGACACAGCTGGATTCATCTCGGGGCAGCTTCCACAGAGATGAGAGGCAGGAGAACTGTGGCGGCCCGACTCCCCTGG GTGGGGACACACAGGCTGAGATCACGGACCTGCTCCCAGGGGAGGAACGTCCAGGACAAGAGCCTGGGGAAATACCCTGCCACCTGGGTGAAGACGTCTCCCGCATTCCTGCCTGTGCAGAAGCTGGTGAACAGGAGGGCCGGTTAccaagaaagcagaaaaatgccACAGGAAATAGGCGGCACTATTGTCATGAATGTGGAAAGAGTTTTGCTCAGAGTTCAGGCCTGACCAAACATAGGAGAatccacactggggagaaaccCTACGAATGTGAAGACTGTGGCAAGACCTTCATTGGGAGCTCTGCCCTTGTCATCCATCAGAGGGtccacactggggagaaaccGTATGAGTGTGAGGAATGTGGCAAGGTCTTTAGTCACAGCTCAAACCTCATCAAACACCAGAGAACCCACACTGGGGAAAAGCCCTATGAGTGTGAGGACTGTGGCAAGACGTTCAGCCAGAGCTGCAGCCTCCTTGAACATCACAAAATCCACACGGGGGAGAAGCCATACCAGTGTAGCCTGTGTGGCAAGGCTTTTAGGCGGAACTCACACCTCCTGAGACACCGGAGGATCCATGCTGACAAAAACGTGCAGGATCCTGAACGTGGAGAGACCTGGGAGTatcaggggaggggggagggccagTGGGAAAATAACGAGGCTCCCGTGTCTTATAAGTGTACCGAGTGTGAGAGAAGTTTCACTCAGAATAGAAGCCTTCTCGAACACCACAAAATCCACACTGGTGAGAAACCCTTTCAGTGTGACACGTGTGGAAAAGGCTTCACACGAACTTCCTACCTTGTTCAACATCAGAGAAGCCACGTTGGGAAAAAAGTTCCATCACAGTGA